The Streptomyces rimosus genomic interval TAGCCGCACTGCACGCACTCCTCGCGGACCACCACGCCGTCCTGAAGGCGGGTGCGGTGGTGATCCGGTGCGCAGCCGTGCAGGGCCATGGTCGGGAGCGTGACCTGTTTCTTCGGCCGCCCTGCGGCCGGTTCCTCCTCAGGCCGGGTGGCTGGGGCATGGTGTTGCTGCCGGCCGAGGAGGCCAAGGCGCGAAGGCGTGCCGACGTGTGCGTTCATACGGCTCTCCACAGCAGAGGGGGCACCGCCGCCGGCCGTGGGCGCGGCACCCTGGATGACCGAGGCCCGCTGGGCGACAGTGCCGAGTGATGCTTCGCGGCGCAGTTCCAGAGGTCGGTACCGCCGACGGGGCGATGGCGCACCACCGGTACCTTGGCGTCGGGCCCGCACGGAACGGACAGCACGCCAGGAAGTCATAGCCCAGGGGCCGTAGGTTGCCGGCGCCGCGCGATGTTCCATCAGATCCTCGCCTTCTTCAGGGCGCCTATGTGGTGGGAGCAACGAAAATCGGAACCTTCGGGCACGTGCCGTCGCACGATGTTCACCCGATAATCACGGTTGGTGGGTAAACGCTACTGCAGCGGCGGTGCGGTGAAGAACGTGTCTGGCACAGCGGACAGGTCCACCCGGCACCAGGTGCGCCCGTCCTCGGCCAGTGCGCGGAGAGCGGCGGTGTTGTCGGTGAAGAGGGGCAGCAGCGAGCCGGTTCCCGTGCGGTCGACCATTTTGCGAAGGGTCGGGCCCGGGCCGGTTAGCAGGAGTTCGCCGCCCACCGAGCGCAGATGCATCGCCTTGCGGACCAGCACGGTCAGGGAGTTGAAGGTCAGCCGCTCTACTGGCGACACATCGAGGAGCACGGTGGGTGCGGTGGCACGGCACCGGATAACGGAGGCGAGGCAGCTCACGGTTTCCCACGACCCGTCGGGCAGATACAGCAGGTGGTACTGGGCGGGTCGGAGCAACGAGATCAGGGCCTTCCCCTATACGGCGCTGGACGCCTCGGCCCGAGGAGTCCACACCCTTGGCGGCTCGACGCGCTGAGCATGCCATCGGCATACCCGTCCGCGTCAGCATCACCCGGCCGCAGCGGTATGACATCCCCTACGTCCGGTGTGGTGGTAGGCAGTGCAGCGGTTGCTGGGGCACCGCTCGCCAGTCCGGGTGCGGGGCGCGAGGGCGGGCGCGGGTGCCGCCCTCGCGCCCGGTCACCGCCTCCCATCGGCAGTGACATGCCCGACTCCAGTAAGCGGTGGAGGCAGCCTGCCAGGGCAGGGCCGGCCATGCCCGGTCTCTTCTCGGCCATGTACGAACACACCTGGATGAGCACACCTGTTGAAGGGAACCGCCCGCCTGCGGTGGTGTTAGTGCGTATCCGGGGCGTCCTCGTGCCGTTGGCGGGCGGGCGTATCGTCATCGTCGCGCTGACGGGCCGAGGTGGCCACTTCGATCGACGGCCCGCTGCTCGCGCGTCTCGCGCGCCTGTGCGCGCTTGAGCCTCGCTGCATGACGGTCCAGCCGGTCCTGACTTTCCGCGACAGCCTCGTGCGTCCGACGCAGGGATGCGGAGGACGACTTCCAGCAACCGGTCACCGCCTGCCCCGCGGCGCGAGAGCGCCGGTCTGCCCGCCCCTGTTGCGTATCGAGAGCGGTTTGGCGCCGGTCAGCGGCCCGCTCCCGCTCGTCGGCGCGGCGCTCGCGCAGCTCGGCGGCCGCCTCCCGCTCGTCGAGCAGCCGCTCCCACTCGCCGCACGGGCCCGCGCCGGCACCTGGCGGTTCGACCGGTCGATCACTGCCCACTCGGCAGTATGCAT includes:
- a CDS encoding STAS domain-containing protein, whose translation is MSCLASVIRCRATAPTVLLDVSPVERLTFNSLTVLVRKAMHLRSVGGELLLTGPGPTLRKMVDRTGTGSLLPLFTDNTAALRALAEDGRTWCRVDLSAVPDTFFTAPPLQ